The following coding sequences lie in one Epinephelus moara isolate mb chromosome 17, YSFRI_EMoa_1.0, whole genome shotgun sequence genomic window:
- the LOC126404556 gene encoding leucine-rich repeat and fibronectin type-III domain-containing protein 4, with the protein MPVPPPLNPRRQKHLPHTHLHPEQRADHSTSPSLFPSSILSLSLLPPLFISSLPSSSHLVHCACPRATKRTLPDSIPFPAFHWLTLVTCCLLPSLIGAGETWGVVSACPFHCVCRNLSESLSTLCADKGLLFVPPHVDRRTVELRLADNFITEVGGIDFVNMTGLVDLTLSRNTIHLIRPMAFADLESLRSLHLDGNRLTTLGPRDLAGLVNLQHLIVNNNQLVKVSVQAFDDFLMTLEDLDMSYNNLRRVPWESIQNMASLHTLNLDHNLIDHIAEGVFGELYKLARLDMTSNRLRTLPPDPLFARSQTGAISPTPYNAVISLNFGGNPLHCNCELLWLRRLIRGDDMETCATPPHLAGRYFWSIPEEEFTCEPPLITRHTHKLWVLEGQRATLKCRSIGDPEPVVHWVSPDDRIIANSSRTSSFSNGTLDILVTVARDDGAYTCIAINAAGEATATVDLKIIPLPHRGGAGGNTGNNNVNTKNNRNVTNGILRTDPGSSDISTGKNGGINNGAGRGGEVEDGRGGVGEADDGDSSRASEGERVDGGSMEDDEGDEEEGRMVGVQGVTSTSAQVRWDLGRLSAAYVVWMYQIQYNCTADETLIYRILPSTSDRFLLKNLVSGVDYNLCVLAIFDDTVTSLAATKVLGCATFSTKDVYPACRSLQAHFLGGTLTILVGGVVVVTLLVFTVALMVRHRVCNHGDHMICHNGNTEAGGGACCQGGGVGGGDKGGNSSGCYQSNGSGDMMMVVLPNGLPSKRGGEKDKEKDKDKEKEKEDADSASSLPPKLPPKPRPKPKVNLEQFLSAGGVVSTTTGAGSEMALVVRQRKLEKAPPYTPESDRTPLYYSPSPSSTLPRQSHSRDRPKPRLERELTNRASFSLAAPLRDSDLLDWRISPRGRDKWNSSQAYQSPLSPLSPACGTVSKRRHSLDMGSSVALATDAAATVAKRYGAVNYAKRLSVIWTRRSQSLHGMLVQCASTTSTTSSTTSDETESGAGFGARCEFQRGYIHAYNTTNSNSNTGISTGKASSVKDRGRQTGKDGRSAEELEESVV; encoded by the exons ATGCCTGTCCCCCCACCCCTCAATCCCCGCAGACAAAAACACCTGccccacacacacctccaccccGAACAAAGGGCAGACCATtccacctccccctccctcttcccttcatccatcctctctctttctcttctgccgcctctcttcatctcatctctgCCCTCCTCATCCCATCTAGTCCACTGCGCGTGCCCAAGGGCCACAAAAAGAACCCTTCCCGACTCCATCCCTTTCCCGGCGTTTCACTGGCTGACTCTGGTCACATGCTGCCTGCTGCCTTCTCTGATTGGAGCAGGGGAGACGTGGGGTGTGGTCTCAGCCTGTCCCTTCCACTGCGTCTGTCGAAACCTTTCGGAGTCGCTCAGCACGCTCTGTGCCGACAAGGGCCTCCTGTTTGTCCCCCCGCACGTTGACCGGCGCACCGTGGAGCTGCGACTGGCTGACAACTTTATCACGGAAGTAGGTGGGATTGACTTTGTCAACATGACCGGATTGGTTGATTTGACTCTGTCGAGGAATACCATCCACCTGATCAGACCAATGGCCTTTGCTGACCTGGAGAGTTTGCGCTCCCTGCATCTGGACG GTAATCGCTTGACAACACTTGGACCCAGGGACCTTGCAGGATTGGTCAATCTGCAACACTTGATCGTCAACAACAACCAGCTGGTCAAAGTCTCTGTCCAGGCCTTTGATGACTTCCTGATGACGCTGGAAGACCTTGACATGTCCTACAATAACCTCAGGAG AGTACCATGGGAGTCGATTCAGAACATGGCCAGTCTGCACACTCTCAACCTGGACCATAACCTGATAGACCACATAGCGGAAGGAGTCTTTGGAGAGCTGTACAAGCTTGCGAGACTGGATATGACCTCCAACAGGCTCCGAACACTGCCTCCTGATCCTCTATTTGCAAG GTCCCAGACAGGAGCAATAAGTCCCACTCCTTATAATGCTGTCATAAGCTTGAATTTTGGTGGAAATCCTCTGCACTGCAATTGTGAATTGCTATGGTTACGGCGGCTTATCCGTGGGGACGACATGGAAACATGTGCTACACCTCCTCACCTGGCTGGAAG ATACTTCTGGTCGATTCCTGAGGAGGAGTTCACCTGTGAACCACCTCTCATCACCCGTCACACTCACAAGCTGTGGGTGCTGGAGGGCCAGAGAGCCACGCTAAAATGCCGTTCCATTGGCGACCCTGAGCCAGTAGTCCACTGGGTTTCACCAGATGACCGCATCATTGCCAATTCATCCCGGACCAGCTCCTTCAGCAATGGGACCTTGGATATCTTAGTAACGGTTGCCCGGGATGACGGGGCATACACATGTATCGCAATAAACGCAGCGGGCGAAGCGACAGCCACTGTGGACTTGAAAATAATCCCTCTTCCACACCGGGGTGGAGCAGGTGGAAACACAGGGAATAACAATGTCAACACCAAAAACAACAGGAACGTGACCAATGGGATTTTACGGACCGATCCGGGCTCCTCAGATATCAGCACGGGGAAAAACGGAGGGATTAACAACGGCGCAGGACgtggaggagaggtggaggatgGCAGAGGAGGTGTAGGGGAGGCTGATGATGGGGACAGTAGCAGGGCCTCCGAAGGGGAGAGGGTCGATGGAGGCAGCATGGAGGACGACGAGGGGGacgaggaggaaggaaggatggtTGGAGTACAAGGGGTTACATCAACCTCAGCTCAGGTGCGATGGGATTTGGGGCGTTTGTCTGCAGCTTACGTTGTCTGGATGTATCAGATACAGTACAACTGCACCGCCGACGAGACCCTCATCTACAG AATTCTACCATCGACCAGTGACCGTTTCCTGTTGAAGAACTTGGTCTCAGGTGTGGACTATAACCTGTGTGTGCTGGCCATTTTTGATGACACAGTTACATCATTAGCAGCAACAAAAGTCCTGGGCTGTGCCACGTTCTCCACCAAGGATGTTTACCCAGCCTGCCGCTCTCTCCAAGCCCATTTCCTGGGCGGGACGCTGACCATATTGGTTGGCGGTGTTGTTGTCGTCACCCTGCTCGTGTTCACTGTGGCGCTTATGGTTCGCCACCGTGTCTGCAATCATGGCGACCACATGATATGCCATAATGGCAACACTGAGGCAGGAGGCGGGGCCTGTTGTCAGGGTGGAGGCGTAGGGGGCGGGGACAAAGGGGGAAACAGTAGTGGGTGTTACCAATCTAATGGTTCTGGGGACATGATGATGGTGGTCCTGCCCAATGGTCTGCCATccaagagaggaggggagaaggaCAAGGagaaggacaaagacaaagagaaggagaaggaagaCGCTGATTCtgcttcctctctgcctccaaAACTCCCTCCAAAGCCCAGGCCCAAGCCTAAAGTCAACCTGGAGCAGTTTCTTTCAGCTGGGGGGGTTGTTTCCACAAcaacaggggcaggaagtgagaTGGCATTGGTGGTGAGGCAAAGGAAGCTGGAGAAGGCGCCGCCATACACCCCTGAAAGTGACAGAACTCCCCTCTACTATTCCCCTTCCCCTTCATCCACCCTGCCCCGTCAGTCACACTCCAGGGATCGCCCAAAACCCCGTCTGGAGCGAGAACTGACCAATCGTGCCAGTTTCTCTCTGGCTGCACCCCTAAGAGACTCAGATTTGTTGGACTGGAGAATCAGTCCCCGAGGCAGGGACAAATGGAACTCCTCACAGGCTTATCAGAGCCCCCTGTCCCCCCTAAGCCCTGCTTGTGGGACAGTTAGCAAACGGCGGCACTCGCTGGATATGGGCTCCTCTGTCGCCCTAGCGACTGATGCTGCTGCAACTGTTGCCAAGCGCTACGGTGCTGTGAATTATGCCAAGCGACTGAGCGTGATCTGGACGAGGCGGAGCCAGTCTCTCCATGGAATGCTGGTGCAGTGCGCTTCTACGACAAGCACAACATCTTCGACGACCAGCGACGAGACTGAAAGCGGTGCCGGCTTTGGGGCTCGCTGTGAGTTCCAGCGGGGATACATTCACGCTTATAACACCACCAATTCCAACTCTAACACTGGGATTTCTACCGGGAAAGCGAGCAGTGTAAAAGACAGGGGGAGACAAACAGGGAAGGACGGAAGGAGTGCTGAAGAACTGGAGGAAAGTGTTGTGTAG